The sequence TGATCGCCACGATGCCCAGTTCGCCTGCGCGCGAGGCGTCGGCGTAGCCAATGGTCCCATTTCCGCCCGACACTGCTGAAACAACTCCCGAGGTGCCCTGAGCTCCTTCGCCGCCGAACTCACTCGGCCAAGCCTCGATTGCTCCGACACTCCAAACATCGGGAGCCACTGCAAAAAGGTAATCGGTGAAGTTTTTCGAGGTGCCCGACTCATCCGAGCGGTGTACCGCAGTGATGGCAAGTTCTGGAAGCGATACTCCTGGGTTTGAGGCCTGGATTGCCTGATCATTCCACATTGTGATCTGACCTGAGAAAATTCCTGCAACAGTCGCACCATCGAGATTCAGATTGCTTATGCCATCAAGGTTGAAGATGACCGCAATGGGGGAAATCCAAACTGGGAACTCCCATGCCACGGTGCCGGGCTCGCAGGAAGGAAACTCACCAGCCAGTTCTTCTTCTTTGAAGTAGCTGTCGCTACCTGTGAAGAAGGTTGCACCGGATTGGAACTGGGCACGACCGGTACCCGACCCGGTTGGGTCGTAGTTCACCGTTACGCCCGGGTTTTCAATCTGAAAAGCCGCGATCCAGGCATTCATCCCGGCGGCCATAGAGGAGGCGCCTGAACCGTTCAGGGTTCCCTCCAGCATTGCTGCAGCGGTTGAGTCCGGGTTCTGAGTTTGGGCGGGAGTGTCTTCGTTAGCAGCGCAGCCTGAAAGCACTAGTGCTCCGACCGCAAAAACTGCAAAAACTGAAATTTTCTTTAGCATCGATTACCTCTTCTTTTATTTAGCTGGCAGAAGAAAAACTAATCAGTGAGAACCAACTCGAGTCAACCAGAAGGTTAATAACGAGTGAACTATCTCGATAGCCCAGACTCCAGCGAGACGTATTCGGTGGAGAGGACACGGGGCTTTTTATCGAGTGAGAGCCGCAACACGATGAAGTCGGCTGGCTGCAAGGTCTTGGCCGCTTCGATTTGCTGTTTGAGAGAACCGACGGCGTGGTCGGAAATGGCTTTTAAGACGTGCGGCAAGGCTGGGCGATGAGTGCAAACTAGAGCGTTCTTGGAATCTGCAAATAGGTCTTCGATTACGTTCGAGGTGGACTTGGGGTTTTTCGCACTGCCATATTCGGATAGTTGGGAGCGCTCCACCAGCACTCTTTTTCTTGAATCAACAAAAGGCATCACGGTGTCGCGACAGCGTTTCCAAGGGCTCGAAACTACCCGCTTGGGGCCATAGGCAGATAAAAGCGGAACCAACCGCTTGGCCTGAGCGGAGCCTTCTCGTAATAAGGGCCGCTTGACTTCCTCACCGGTCCAATCCGCCCGGGGGGTTGCTATTGCATGCCGAAGCACTATCAAACCCCGAGTCTCAAGTTCGTTCGCCGCTTTGAGTGCAATTACTTTTTCCAGCAGGTCTTTATCGTGCTGATAGCTGAGTTGCTCGAGGGCCTTCTGAGCTGGCAGCCAGCGAACTTCTGCAATTTCGTCATTCGGTGAAAATTTAGATTTGTTTAGAGCCTTTTGGGGCACCTTGGAAACCCAGTAGTGCACCTCTTTATCTTGACCGGTTGAGAGCGGGTAGTTAACTACCGCTAGTTTTCGACCGAGTCTGATCTTGATCCCGGTCTCTTCTTCGACCTCACGCACCGCAGTTTCTGGAAGCAACTCTCCGGGATCCTGCTTGCCTTTGGCAAAGGCCCAGTCGTCATATTTTTCACGGTAGACCACTGCTATCTCTAGGTCTGTTTCGCCAGGCTTCCAGAGAACCACTCCCGCCGCATAAACGGTCATACGCTGCGTTTTTTCAATAATGTTCTGGCCATAATCTCGTTTTGCATATCTTTTAGTGGTTCACCATCTTTTGATTTGGTTTGTCTTAGCCATTGCCCGGAAGATTCTAGTTTCCAGTGTGCAACCTCACCACCCATGCCTAAATCAAATAGCTCTCGAAGTCGAAGAAGTTGATCATCCTGCACAATTTTTACCAGAGTCTCGACTCTGCGATCGAGGTTTCGGTGCATCATGTCCGCGCTGCCGATGAAGACATCGCGGTCACCGCCATTTTCAAAAGAAAAGATTCGGGAGTGCTCCAAGTAGCGACCAAGCACTGAGTGAACCGAGACGCTCTCGCTGAGTCCCTTGACACCCGGTTTTAGGGCGCACATTCCCCGAACCAAGATATCTACCTTCACACCAGCCATCGAAGCGCGGTAGAGCTCATCGATAATCTGCTCATCCACCAGGGAGTTCATTTTGAATTTAATCTCCGCGGGTCTTCCGGCTCGTTGGTGCTCAATTTCCCGGTGAATTCGGCTGGTGAGGCCCTCGCGAACACCCACCGGG is a genomic window of Candidatus Aquiluna sp. UB-MaderosW2red containing:
- the pstS gene encoding phosphate ABC transporter substrate-binding protein PstS is translated as MLKKISVFAVFAVGALVLSGCAANEDTPAQTQNPDSTAAAMLEGTLNGSGASSMAAGMNAWIAAFQIENPGVTVNYDPTGSGTGRAQFQSGATFFTGSDSYFKEEELAGEFPSCEPGTVAWEFPVWISPIAVIFNLDGISNLNLDGATVAGIFSGQITMWNDQAIQASNPGVSLPELAITAVHRSDESGTSKNFTDYLFAVAPDVWSVGAIEAWPSEFGGEGAQGTSGVVSAVSGGNGTIGYADASRAGELGIVAIKVGDEFVGYSAEAAAAVVDASPLVEGRADYDLAVKIDRNTTAAGVYPIVLVSYLMGCNDYVDNDMAILAKAWATFLISEEGQNKAAASAGNAPISQSLRERAQAIVDLIK
- a CDS encoding NUDIX hydrolase — protein: MTVYAAGVVLWKPGETDLEIAVVYREKYDDWAFAKGKQDPGELLPETAVREVEEETGIKIRLGRKLAVVNYPLSTGQDKEVHYWVSKVPQKALNKSKFSPNDEIAEVRWLPAQKALEQLSYQHDKDLLEKVIALKAANELETRGLIVLRHAIATPRADWTGEEVKRPLLREGSAQAKRLVPLLSAYGPKRVVSSPWKRCRDTVMPFVDSRKRVLVERSQLSEYGSAKNPKSTSNVIEDLFADSKNALVCTHRPALPHVLKAISDHAVGSLKQQIEAAKTLQPADFIVLRLSLDKKPRVLSTEYVSLESGLSR